The Nitrosopumilus cobalaminigenes genome contains a region encoding:
- a CDS encoding NUDIX hydrolase: MHLDELKSHLSSSLNPSIKSNGKYRLASILVVIYGDEPIVIMTEKPKHMTFHAGEISFPGGKLDSNDSNLLETALRETSEEIGLTIAPSQVIGQLEPVITLNSGFMILPFVSVVKEIPTLSANAEVEKIFRIPLESFLKTQAKDPDPSHNLIQEMYTFEYENQIVWGASARILKQIRDCLKS, from the coding sequence ATGCACTTAGATGAATTAAAATCTCACCTTTCTAGCTCTCTAAATCCTTCAATCAAGTCAAATGGAAAATATCGTCTGGCATCCATACTTGTAGTGATTTATGGTGATGAGCCAATTGTCATAATGACTGAAAAACCTAAACACATGACATTCCATGCTGGTGAAATTTCATTCCCTGGTGGAAAATTAGATTCTAATGATTCTAATCTATTGGAAACAGCATTACGTGAAACTAGTGAGGAGATAGGATTGACAATTGCTCCATCACAAGTGATTGGTCAACTAGAACCTGTTATAACTCTGAATTCTGGTTTTATGATTTTACCATTTGTTTCTGTAGTAAAAGAAATTCCAACACTATCTGCAAATGCTGAAGTGGAAAAAATATTCCGTATTCCTTTAGAATCATTTTTAAAAACTCAGGCAAAGGATCCTGATCCATCCCATAATCTAATCCAAGAAATGTATACTTTTGAATATGAAAACCAAATTGTGTGGGGTGCATCTGCTAGAATATTAAAACAGATTCGAGATTGCCTCAAATCCTGA
- a CDS encoding aspartate ammonia-lyase — MKFRLDQDSLGKVKIPADAYYGAFTGRAIKQYHVTGNKSHENLIKSFVMIKRSAAVANMKTKAIDTKRGKAIVSACDKILSGKHVDQFVVDMINSGAGTAFNMNSNEVISNVALEVLHKKKGQYEFLHPNDHVNMSQSSNDTYPTAMHVAILMNLKETIPAIDILIKSLSKKAKQFSSFKKIGRTHLMDALPVTLGSEFEAYVTSITKAKKEIIDAQKELQNVALGGTAVGSGANTPKGYRKIAITELGKISKLSLKPEKDMQHSLQSKFAVANLSSALRNLALEIGKIANDIRLMASGPIAGLAELGIPAVHAGSSIMPGKVNPSLAECMNMICFNIIGNDTSVSYAAQGGQFELNVMLPGMLKCMLESTDMLKNFLPIFSANLIDGLTANKDKLRADIENSPVIVTLLTPKIGYLKSAELFKESLKTGKTIRELVVSKKLMSNKEIDSLFG; from the coding sequence ATGAAATTCAGATTAGATCAAGATTCACTTGGAAAAGTTAAGATCCCAGCCGACGCATACTATGGGGCATTTACTGGTAGAGCTATCAAACAGTATCACGTAACTGGAAACAAAAGCCATGAGAATTTGATAAAGTCATTTGTGATGATAAAACGCTCTGCTGCAGTTGCAAATATGAAGACTAAAGCAATTGACACAAAGCGAGGAAAAGCAATAGTTTCAGCATGTGATAAAATTCTGTCAGGAAAACATGTTGACCAATTTGTAGTAGATATGATAAATTCCGGAGCAGGAACTGCATTCAACATGAATTCCAATGAAGTCATTTCAAATGTTGCATTAGAAGTACTTCATAAAAAGAAAGGACAGTACGAATTCTTACATCCAAACGACCACGTTAACATGTCACAATCAAGTAATGACACATATCCGACTGCAATGCATGTTGCAATTTTGATGAATCTTAAAGAAACAATCCCTGCAATTGATATTTTAATAAAATCACTTTCCAAAAAAGCAAAACAATTTTCATCATTTAAGAAAATCGGAAGAACTCATCTAATGGATGCATTACCAGTAACATTAGGTAGTGAATTTGAAGCATATGTTACATCAATTACTAAAGCAAAAAAAGAAATCATAGATGCTCAAAAAGAATTACAAAATGTTGCACTGGGTGGAACCGCGGTAGGTTCTGGTGCAAACACACCAAAAGGTTATAGAAAAATTGCCATAACAGAACTTGGAAAAATTTCAAAGTTATCATTGAAACCAGAAAAAGATATGCAACATAGTTTACAAAGTAAATTTGCAGTTGCAAATCTATCTAGTGCCTTACGAAACTTGGCATTGGAAATTGGAAAAATTGCTAATGACATCAGATTAATGGCATCAGGTCCAATTGCAGGATTAGCAGAATTAGGAATTCCTGCAGTACATGCAGGCTCTTCAATTATGCCTGGAAAAGTAAACCCATCTTTAGCTGAATGTATGAACATGATTTGTTTCAACATCATTGGAAATGATACATCTGTTTCTTATGCAGCACAAGGCGGGCAGTTTGAGCTAAATGTAATGCTTCCAGGAATGCTAAAGTGTATGTTAGAATCAACAGACATGCTGAAAAACTTCTTACCAATATTTTCTGCAAATCTAATTGATGGGCTAACAGCTAACAAAGACAAATTACGTGCAGACATTGAAAATAGTCCAGTAATTGTGACATTGTTAACTCCAAAAATTGGATATCTAAAATCTGCAGAACTTTTCAAAGAATCTCTAAAGACAGGAAAGACTATCAGAGAACTTGTAGTTTCAAAGAAACTAATGAGTAACAAAGAGATCGATTCTCTGTTCGGATAA
- a CDS encoding multicopper oxidase domain-containing protein: MLFTIAAVAVMGATLFGSTYTQTQIAGQSLDINKMDVDVIEQIHQMGGLQLVMPQAFAETDCGALEQTGRTVVEFNLEGYSVELPIMGGKTFNAMTFDGQVPGPTLRVTQGDVVKMTLTIPDDEVTGHGNDMHASQMSAGNFESVNPGETSQYCYIAESAGVFKYHCSGVKLIGMDQHVLSGMYGIAIVDPINGYKKLMVEKTSVSGSEVSLDRQFYDADALEFQLQYNQMYLTPEGNYDAGAMFKHHNTASVVNGMQFGYVPNMAHNLLVNGDVNKNIFVAQPWNGLEHKQYQSQLLFVENDQHVRLFVENHGNEPLYFHIVGEILDRVTQGNRVQSAATETWLLGGSQNMIVDLVFDEPGAYAAVNHDYAAIYTGAATVFVAGDPFGLNPVLVEKGVIPAPVASYAYALGNPSDAVPPMGMNSIAHPALNIHGLMTDEVASEMQASGDYVALWEVIPVVAEILTS; the protein is encoded by the coding sequence ATGCTCTTCACAATTGCAGCAGTAGCTGTAATGGGAGCAACCTTATTCGGAAGCACATACACACAAACCCAGATTGCTGGACAATCACTTGATATCAACAAAATGGATGTCGATGTAATTGAACAAATCCATCAAATGGGCGGTTTACAGCTTGTAATGCCTCAAGCATTCGCAGAAACTGATTGTGGTGCACTGGAACAAACTGGACGCACTGTCGTTGAGTTTAATTTGGAAGGTTATAGTGTTGAACTCCCAATTATGGGTGGTAAAACTTTCAACGCCATGACTTTTGATGGACAGGTCCCAGGACCAACATTAAGAGTTACACAAGGTGACGTTGTAAAAATGACTCTAACAATTCCAGATGATGAAGTTACTGGACACGGTAACGACATGCATGCATCACAAATGTCAGCAGGAAACTTTGAATCCGTTAATCCGGGTGAAACAAGTCAATACTGCTACATTGCTGAATCTGCTGGTGTTTTCAAATACCACTGTTCTGGTGTCAAACTAATTGGTATGGACCAACACGTACTTTCCGGCATGTACGGAATTGCAATCGTTGATCCAATCAATGGATACAAGAAACTAATGGTAGAGAAAACCTCAGTTAGTGGTAGCGAAGTTTCATTAGATAGACAATTCTACGATGCAGATGCATTAGAGTTCCAACTCCAATACAACCAAATGTACCTAACACCTGAAGGTAACTATGATGCAGGAGCAATGTTCAAACATCATAATACCGCATCAGTTGTTAACGGAATGCAATTTGGTTATGTACCAAACATGGCTCATAACTTACTCGTCAATGGCGATGTAAACAAGAACATCTTTGTTGCACAACCTTGGAACGGACTTGAACACAAGCAATACCAATCACAACTCTTGTTTGTTGAAAATGATCAACACGTGAGACTCTTTGTTGAAAACCACGGTAATGAACCACTATATTTCCACATTGTTGGAGAAATTTTGGACAGAGTTACCCAAGGTAACAGAGTACAATCCGCAGCAACTGAAACATGGTTACTCGGAGGTTCACAAAACATGATTGTTGACTTGGTCTTTGATGAACCAGGTGCATATGCAGCAGTAAACCATGATTATGCAGCAATTTACACTGGCGCAGCTACAGTCTTTGTAGCAGGTGACCCATTCGGCTTGAACCCAGTTCTAGTTGAGAAAGGAGTTATCCCAGCACCAGTAGCATCTTATGCATATGCTTTAGGCAATCCAAGTGATGCTGTCCCACCAATGGGAATGAACAGTATTGCCCATCCTGCACTAAACATTCACGGTTTAATGACTGATGAAGTAGCTTCTGAAATGCAAGCAAGTGGCGATTATGTCGCATTATGGGAAGTAATTCCTGTAGTAGCAGAAATCCTTACTTCTTGA
- a CDS encoding 50S ribosomal protein L31e, producing the protein MSQELERVYTINLGKVKISQSQHRAVRAINMIREFAQHHMKVETIKIEEELAHEIWARGVRNPPRKVRVRMSKTDEGYVLVTRYDEDAEAKVTPEKETKKVSDKVEEPAKEAPKKEEPSKEAPKKEEPSKEAPKKEEPSKEAPKKEEPAKEAPKKEEPAKEAPKKEEPAKEAPKKD; encoded by the coding sequence ATGTCTCAAGAATTAGAACGAGTTTATACAATTAATCTGGGTAAAGTAAAGATTTCACAATCTCAACACAGAGCCGTCAGAGCAATTAACATGATTAGAGAATTTGCTCAACATCACATGAAAGTTGAGACTATCAAAATTGAAGAAGAATTAGCTCATGAAATTTGGGCTAGAGGCGTCAGAAATCCTCCAAGAAAAGTTAGAGTTAGAATGAGTAAAACTGATGAAGGTTATGTTCTTGTAACAAGATATGATGAAGATGCTGAAGCTAAAGTAACTCCTGAAAAAGAAACCAAAAAAGTTTCTGATAAGGTAGAAGAACCAGCTAAAGAAGCACCAAAGAAAGAAGAACCATCTAAAGAAGCACCAAAGAAAGAAGAACCATCTAAAGAAGCACCAAAGAAAGAAGAACCATCTAAAGAAGCACCAAAGAAAGAAGAACCAGCTAAAGAAGCACCAAAGAAAGAAGAACCAGCTAAAGAAGCACCAAAGAAAGAAGAACCAGCTAAAGAAGCACCAAAGAAAGATTAA
- a CDS encoding cell division protein FtsZ — protein sequence MSFQVKEPILVIGLGGVGSKLAIEAKKSLNSDCLVISNDKNDFSSDNPSVHVTTDSVVNPSVQLIRGSTYNVAEEVKSKVSGYSTVILMSNLAGKAGSAMAPVISEICKEADTGLLSFAIMPFKYEKDRIFNSGVSLKRVRKNSECTVVLDNDSLLESNPDLSPKACYDIANSAMMHVVESLGTSDITSETNILSTSKDGQDIEDSLRDSLKMLYGNAPPNSVKRSMLYVVGGSNIPVGVINSITNLSAGIVNESNSQIDMTSNAEDSKVVMLSSIQGMTKFDNYDPLGMIPQEDTLDWSTPDCSIDCELDLYQLE from the coding sequence ATGAGTTTTCAAGTCAAAGAACCAATTTTAGTCATAGGTCTAGGAGGTGTAGGCTCAAAATTGGCAATAGAGGCAAAAAAGTCCCTAAACTCAGATTGCCTAGTAATTAGTAATGACAAAAATGATTTCTCATCAGATAATCCATCGGTACATGTAACAACTGATTCAGTAGTTAATCCATCTGTGCAATTAATCAGAGGTTCAACTTACAATGTTGCAGAAGAAGTAAAATCAAAGGTTTCAGGCTATTCAACAGTTATCTTAATGAGTAATTTAGCAGGTAAAGCAGGCTCAGCCATGGCACCTGTAATATCAGAAATATGCAAAGAAGCAGATACAGGATTACTTTCCTTTGCCATTATGCCCTTCAAGTATGAAAAAGATAGAATTTTCAATTCAGGTGTATCTCTCAAAAGAGTAAGAAAAAATTCTGAATGTACAGTAGTTCTCGATAACGATTCATTATTAGAAAGTAATCCAGATTTGAGTCCTAAAGCATGCTATGACATTGCAAATTCTGCAATGATGCATGTTGTAGAATCACTAGGCACATCAGATATTACATCTGAGACAAATATTCTATCTACAAGTAAAGATGGTCAAGACATTGAAGATTCTCTAAGAGATTCTCTAAAGATGCTATATGGCAATGCACCACCAAATTCAGTTAAACGTTCAATGTTGTATGTTGTTGGAGGAAGTAATATTCCAGTAGGAGTAATTAATTCAATCACAAATCTTTCAGCAGGAATTGTTAATGAGAGTAATTCACAAATTGATATGACTTCAAATGCTGAAGATTCCAAAGTTGTAATGCTATCATCAATTCAAGGAATGACAAAATTTGATAATTATGATCCTTTAGGAATGATTCCACAAGAAGATACACTTGACTGGTCAACACCTGATTGCAGTATTGATTGTGAATTAGATTTGTATCAATTAGAATAA
- a CDS encoding 5,10-methenyltetrahydrofolate synthetase — protein MTIRYEANPPKILPEIDPNESIQKFVEKIKIISKKCDAIHLTENVLGFQRVSPIEAGKIIKKEIPNLPITVSLRVRDKTEKEISEFVDNCISTGFSGILILMGDPSQTGKEDSGQIPSAVAKRLKKQGIDAKIDLYLSISNKPNFSKIGKKVDAKPKGFMTQVIQNISQVQDLYENLKEFSIIPILLYPSPKNEKSAKFLNLDLVTYSQGFEELLKKTHEITGDVLLTSPSDFNGLNEFLEKSNN, from the coding sequence ATGACCATAAGGTATGAAGCAAATCCACCTAAAATTTTACCAGAGATTGATCCAAATGAATCAATTCAAAAATTTGTAGAAAAGATAAAAATTATTTCAAAAAAATGTGATGCAATTCATCTAACAGAAAATGTATTAGGATTTCAAAGAGTTTCACCTATTGAGGCAGGGAAAATTATTAAAAAAGAAATTCCAAATTTACCAATTACCGTTAGTCTTAGAGTTAGAGACAAAACCGAAAAAGAGATTTCAGAGTTTGTAGATAATTGTATTTCCACAGGATTTTCAGGGATTTTGATATTAATGGGAGACCCTTCTCAAACAGGAAAAGAAGATTCAGGTCAAATTCCTAGTGCAGTAGCAAAGAGACTAAAAAAACAAGGAATTGATGCAAAAATTGATTTGTATTTGTCGATTTCAAACAAGCCAAATTTTTCAAAAATTGGAAAAAAAGTTGATGCAAAACCTAAAGGATTCATGACTCAAGTAATTCAAAATATTTCTCAAGTTCAAGATTTGTATGAAAATCTCAAGGAATTTTCAATTATCCCTATTCTTTTGTACCCATCACCAAAAAATGAAAAATCTGCAAAATTTTTGAATTTAGATTTAGTAACATATAGTCAAGGATTTGAAGAACTGTTAAAGAAAACACATGAAATTACAGGAGATGTTTTACTTACATCTCCTAGTGATTTTAACGGATTAAATGAATTTCTAGAAAAATCAAATAATTAA
- a CDS encoding 60S ribosomal protein L39 gives MAARKSSPRKIRLLKKTKQTSAVPAWIILRTKRSVRTNPKRRAWRSTDVEVG, from the coding sequence ATGGCTGCACGTAAGTCCTCTCCAAGGAAAATCCGTCTACTCAAAAAGACTAAACAGACATCAGCAGTACCTGCATGGATTATTCTCAGAACTAAGAGAAGTGTTAGAACTAATCCAAAGCGTAGGGCTTGGAGATCAACTGATGTGGAGGTAGGATAG
- a CDS encoding tRNA (N(6)-L-threonylcarbamoyladenosine(37)-C(2))-methylthiotransferase: protein MAKIFVEAYGCSASFADSEMISGLILNGGHTLAENSSESDLNIVVTCSVKDSTANKMMYRINSLKTKPLIVAGCLPKAEKENVEKFSENASLLGPNSLGKTLQVINSTLGGQKQIALEDSDLSKVGLPKVRLNPTVGIVEIASGCMSECTFCQTKLSKGDLSSYRLGDIVRQVQTEIKEGCKEVWLTSTDNGCYGFDIGTDLPTLVNTVSEIPEDFMIRVGMMNPMYMPRIKEKLIDSFDNDKVFKFLHIPVQSGSDKVLNDMKRGHTSGTYREIANKVKERFRDFTISTDIIVGFPTETEEEFQKTITLLEETKPDTVNLSKYSARPGTDAAEWEQIDAAEVKRRSKIIFEQISKLSIESNQKWIGWKGKVLFDEMTDEGIKGRNFAYKPIAVEDDVKLGQSHIVEITDATVKRLIGKIAS from the coding sequence ATGGCAAAGATTTTCGTAGAAGCTTACGGATGCTCTGCGAGCTTTGCAGATTCAGAAATGATTTCGGGATTAATTCTAAACGGAGGCCATACTTTGGCTGAAAATTCTTCAGAATCAGATCTAAATATTGTAGTAACGTGTTCTGTCAAAGATTCTACTGCAAACAAAATGATGTATAGGATAAATTCTCTGAAAACAAAACCCCTAATCGTAGCAGGTTGTCTTCCAAAAGCAGAAAAAGAAAATGTGGAAAAATTCTCTGAAAATGCTAGTCTGTTAGGACCAAATTCATTAGGAAAGACACTCCAAGTGATTAATTCCACATTAGGAGGACAAAAACAAATTGCATTAGAAGATTCAGACTTGTCAAAAGTTGGATTGCCCAAAGTCAGATTAAATCCAACTGTAGGAATCGTAGAAATTGCAAGTGGTTGTATGAGTGAATGTACCTTTTGTCAGACTAAACTATCCAAAGGAGATCTATCTAGTTACAGATTAGGAGACATTGTAAGACAAGTTCAAACTGAAATCAAAGAAGGGTGTAAGGAAGTATGGTTAACATCTACGGATAATGGATGTTATGGATTTGACATTGGAACTGACTTACCAACGTTAGTAAACACAGTTTCAGAAATTCCAGAGGACTTTATGATAAGAGTTGGCATGATGAACCCAATGTACATGCCAAGAATTAAGGAAAAACTAATCGATTCTTTTGATAATGACAAAGTGTTCAAATTTTTACATATTCCAGTTCAGAGTGGAAGTGATAAAGTTCTAAACGATATGAAACGTGGACACACCTCTGGAACATATAGAGAAATTGCCAACAAGGTCAAAGAAAGATTTAGAGACTTTACAATATCTACAGATATCATCGTAGGTTTCCCCACAGAAACTGAAGAAGAGTTTCAAAAAACAATCACATTACTTGAGGAAACAAAACCAGATACGGTGAATCTATCAAAGTATAGTGCAAGACCTGGAACAGATGCTGCAGAGTGGGAACAAATTGATGCTGCAGAAGTAAAACGAAGAAGTAAGATAATTTTTGAACAGATCAGTAAATTATCTATTGAAAGCAACCAAAAATGGATCGGTTGGAAAGGTAAAGTCCTTTTTGATGAAATGACAGATGAGGGAATAAAGGGCAGAAACTTTGCCTACAAGCCTATAGCTGTTGAAGATGATGTAAAATTGGGACAATCACATATTGTTGAAATCACAGATGCTACTGTAAAAAGACTGATTGGTAAGATCGCAAGCTAA